GTTTGCAAACGGTGCGCGATGCGGTCAGCGTTTCGGTGTAAGGAACTTGAACCGTGTAGGTTTGCTCAACGGTTTCGGTGTAAGGAACGCGAACGGTGTAGGTTTGAGCGACTTGCTCGGTGTAAGGAACGCGAACGGTGTAGCTGCGCTCAACTTGCTCGGTCACAGGAACGCAAACCGAGTAGGTCTTTTCGACCATTTCGGTGTAAGGAACATTCACGGTGTACGTGCGTGTTGCGGTTTCGGTGTAAGGAACCTGGACCGTGTAAGGCACTTCGACTTCGGTCGTCACGGGAACTTGAACCGAGTAGGTTTCTTCCACGGTGCTCTTTTGTGGAACCATGACGGTGTAAGCTTCTTCGATTTCGGTCGTCACAGGAACTTGCACGCTGTACTCTTCCGTCTTCTTCGACGGAACCATCACGGTGTATTCCTCTGTCTTGACGACTTCGCGAGGAACTTGCTTGGTGACGGTGCGAGTGCGAGTTTCGGTACGAGGAACGCATTTCACGACCGTGTAGGTGCGTTGACGCGTTTCTTGTTGCATTTGCGTTTCAGTCACCGTTTGCATTTCGGTGACTTGTTGTGGAACCATGATGGTCTTGGTGACCATGGCAGGACCACAACCTTCTGCTACGGCGACAGGAGCTGCGTCAGCAGCAGGTGCACCTTCGGCGGGCGAAGCCGAGACGACAGCACCGCATCCGCCACAGGCAGGTGCGGGAGCGGGTGCGCCACAGCAGTCAGCGCTGGCGGTCGAGCCGTAGGCGATTGCAGTCGCTGCAACCGCGAACGAATAGAACAATTTCTTCACGGGGGATACCTCAAGAGGTTGGAACGGATGATGCCCAAGACGGATGTGGCGCATCAACATGGACTGTCGGTTCGTAGAAGCTCCGCAGAACTTCACGTCGCAACATATATAACTCGCGCTCGGGGGGATCGAAATTGATTCCGCTCAGGGAATTTGATTCAAGTTCGGAAAGGTCGCGGGTCAGGTTGACTGTGCAGGTCGTACCGATTGGAAGATCCGAATCGGTGTTCAACACGGTGTACGGTCGTGGTGATTTCGTCCGAGATGTTGCGGAGGCCGAACAGTCGTTGCAAACGGGCACGCAGCTTCCCTTTGCCAGCGCACACGATGTTCGAAGTGACCAAACCGTCGGCTCGAACGGTCATGAGAAACCGCGTTCAGAAATCCAATGAAGAACCCCACCGAGAGAACCCGGTGGGGTGGCGTGTTTTCAGTGGTGAACGAATTGATCGCTTGTCTTGGTCAATCAGTCGTGTTGGCCAATCAGTCGTCTTGGCCGAGAATTTGATCGATCGCGTCACGGAAGGTTGGGTACTCGTCTTCGATCAAGTCTTCCAGGCTGGCATCGAAGTCGAAATCGTCGACTCCGCCCAACAGTTGGACTGATGTGCCGGTCGAGTTCACTCGCAGATGCTCGCCGTCAACTTGAGCGGTCAACACATCGCCGTCTTCTTCGATGATGGTCAACAGAGCCGCGTCGTTGTTGCGGTTCATCGCCAGTTCAGCGTATTCGACCCCTTCGAATCCGGTTCCAGCGAGGAACATCATCTGGGCTCCACTGCTATCGAGCGTGATGAAGCCGCCCTCGCCGTACTCCACACCGTCGGGCAATTCGCTGCTGCCGTTGGTGTTGGTCGAAAGAATCGAGCTGTTGCCTTGGCCCGCTTCACCCAAAGTTGCAAAGGCAAAGTTACCAACCGGTGAAGCACCGCCTTCGGATCCGATCACAACAGGAATGACGCCGTCGACGGCTTCACCTGCGGCGACCGCACCACTGGGCAAGTTGTAGATAACGCGGTAGGTACCGGGAGCAACGTCCTCGAAGGTGTATTCACCGTCCAAGTTGGTCACAACCGTGATGTCAATGTCTTCGCCCAGCAAGTTTTCGCTGGCGGAAGAGACCAGTCGAACGGCAACGCCACCCAAGGCGGCTTCGCCCGAGTCACGAACGCCGTTGCGAACCGGATCGGCACCGTTGTCGATGACGTCACGGATGTTGGTGATTTGGTCAACGAAGAGTTGGCCACTGATGACCGATGAGACGAAGTCGTTCACCGTGACGTCGACGGTCGCCGTATCGGTCGAGACACCATCGCTGAGTTGATAGGTGATCGTCGTGGTGCCAACGAAGTCGGTGGCGGGGGTGAACACCAATTGGTTGTCCGCGTTGACCGTCACGGTGCCGTTGGCAGGTTGCGTTGGAACGGTGACGGTTGCGGTTTGATTCTCGTTGGCTGGTCCAAGCGAATCATTCGCGAGCACGTCGATGGTGACCGAACGGTTGCGAGATGTTTCCGCGGTGTCGTCGTTGGCGACTGGATCATCGTTGACACCGGCAACCGAGATGCTGATCGTTCCCGTGTCGGTCGCACCGAGCGAATTGGTCACGGTGTAGACCAATGAGTCGCTTCCGAAGAAGTCAGCATTCGGAGTGTAGGTCAACGTCGCATTGGTCAAGTCGCCCACTGTGCCACTGACGGAAGCCGAACCATTCGCAGGATTGGTCGTGATGGTGACCGTTCCCGTATCGCCGCTGTCCAAATTCACGAGTGTCGACAGATCCAAGGTTACCGCACCGCCGTCTTCGGTCGCCGAAAGCGAACCGTTGTTGGCGACTGGGGGTGAGATCACGTCGGTGACGGTGATATTGACCGTTGCGGTCGCAGTCAACGATCCATCGGTCACTTGATAGGTGAACGAATCGGGACCGTTGTAGTCGGCGTCCGGGGTATATCGGATGATGCCGTTGCCCAGCGAAACAGCCGACCCGTTGCCTGGGTTGGATGCGACCGAGATGACCAGTCCGGTGCTGTCGATGTCAGCTACGTTGCTGTTCAAGTCGATGTCGATGCTGTTGTCTTCCAGAACCGTCACGCTGCGGTTCGTGGCGGTCGGAGCATCGTTGACAGGCGTCACGTTGATCGTGATGGTGCCTTCGTCGAACAATTGGTCGCCTTGAGTGCTGGTCGCACGGTAGACGATGGTTTCAGTCCCGTTCGCATTCGCGTTGGGAGTGTAAGTCAAGGTGCCGCCAGCAGAGATGCTGGACGTTCCGGCGGCGTCTGTGCCACTGATCTTCGTGAACACGACCGAGTCACCTGATTCCAGCGTGACCAAGTCGTTCAGGTTGATGGTCAGCGTTCCCGAATCTTCGTCGATGGTTTCCGAATCGTTGGCCGCGATCGGAGCGTCCAAGACGTCTTGAATGTCGATGTTGACGACCGCGGTGTCCGTTCCACCCTGGCCATCACTGATGGTGTAGGTGAACGAGTCATCACCGTCGGAGGCGACGCCCGTCGATGTGTAACTGATTTGAGTGCGGCCATCGACGGTAACGATGGTGGCCGTGCCACGAGTTGGTTGCGTGACTGAGGTGATCGTCAGCGTTCCGCTTTCACCGGGGCCGTCCGCGTCGTTGTCCAAAACGTCCAGGGTGACGGTTGCACCCTCGGCGACTTGATAGTCGTCATCGTTCGCGGTCAGGTCGGTGTTGTCCGGCGTGACGGTGACGGTAATCACGCCCGTGTCACTGCCAATGTCGTTGCTGGCGGTGTAAGTGATGGTCGCCGTGCCGAAGAAATCTTGTGCTGGCGTGTAGAATATCTCATCGCCAGCGAAGCGAACGGAACCACTGCCGGAAGTCAGGACTGCGTTGTCCAAGGTGACAGTGCTGCTTCCCGTGTTGATGCTGATCAAGTTATCGTCGCTGAGATCTGCGACCTCAGCTTCGCTGGTGACACCGCCACCGTTGTCCTCATCGATGGTGATCGCTTTGTCAGCCGCGTTGATGCCCGTTTGGCTGTTCGTGACCGTCACATTCACGGTCGCCATCGCCGTCAACTGACCGTCTGAAATCGTGTAGGAGAACGAATCGCTGCCCGAGAAACCAGCGGGAGCGGTGTAGCTGATCTCGCCATTGGAAATGATGGCACTGCCGCCGTTGGCGGTTGTCAGCACCGAAGATGGCTCTTGCAGAACCAAGACAGAGTTGTCTTCGAGTGGTCCGGCCGAGTCGTTGTCCAATGCGTCGATCGAGATCGTTTCACCTTGTTCGACGGTCGCGGTGTCGTTCACCGCGATCGGAGCGTCGTTGACCGCGGCGATATCGACCGAGATCGTTCCGGTGACGGTGTCTGTTCCGTCCGAAGCGGTGTAGACGAATTGATCGCCTGTTCCAAATTCATCCGCGGCAGGTGTGTAGGTCAACGTCGTGCCGCTGAGCTCGAACACGCCCTTGGTTTCCACTTCAGAAACCGTCGCGTAGGTCGTGCCACCTGGGTTGCCCGAGTTGAGCGTGGCCAAGTCGATCGAAACCGCACCCGCGTCCTCGGTGGCGTTCAGGGTGCTGTTGGCTGCCGTGATGCCGCTGGCGGAACCAGTGACATTCAGAATGAATCGCGAATCGTTGTCCAGCTGAATCATGTTGCTGGGAACGTTCTCTTCGCCAACCTGGGTGCCGTAGATCAGAACACCGTCGCCCTCATCCGGCGGATCCAGCGAAACCATCAAGTTGGTCGTCGGTGCAACCGCCCGGACGGGAATACTGAAAACGTCGTAGGCAATGCTCGAGTTGAAGTCGGAAAGTTCTTCGGTCAAGTCATTCGTTGGACCGAGAGCACCGATTTCGTTGAACAGGTCAACCGTGTCAGTGCCGATGGTGGCGTCTTGGGCGAAGGAGCCAAAGACTCGGTTCTTACCGTAGATCTGAGCGTTGCCCGCGTTGCGAGTGTTCAGCTCGAGGGCACGCAAAATTGGAGCTGCGTTGAAAGAACCATCGCCATTTTGAACGTTCGTTTGGGAGATGGTGACGGGTTGGACGTTGCCGCCAATTTCCAAGGTGACCTGCAACTGCGGCACATCCACGTTGATCAGGTCGTCACCGCTGTAAAGGATGTCCAACAAGAACGATCCACCACCGCTGGGTCCGCCCGAGGAACCATCGATGCTGCCGTTGACAGTGACGTCCGCTGCCGAATCCACCAACGGGCTCAGGTCCGCGATGATCTGAGCCAGATTGTCTTCGGCGGTATCAAGCGAACTCGTGCTTCCAATGAAATCGGCGAACGAGCGAGTTTCCGTCACCGTTGGATTGTCGGCAAACGAGAACGTGATGTTGCCGCTGATTGGAGAATTCAGAACGGTGTTGTCAAACGTGATCTGTTGGATCTCACCGACGGCTGGTTCCAACACGTCCGTCTGGTCCATCACGATGTCCGTGACCGCACGGAAAACGCCAGTGGCACTGAAACCACGAAGATCCTGGACACCAACTTCCAGCTTGAAGACTTCGTTGACGTCGACGTTGTAGGTCAGTTGCTCGTTCGAAGTCGGCAAAACATCCGTCGCACCAGCGGTGTTGTCGACCAGCGAGTCGTCCAAGTTGCGAGCGGCCAAGACGAACTCGACCAATGGCATGTCCGCTTCGCCCTCACCACGGTTCAGAGCGTTGATGACGCTGAGAGCATCCAGGGCGGTCACGCGGTTATCGCCAGTCACATCGACAAAACCAGCGAATTCCTCCGTGCCGTCCAGAGCTTCTCCCTCACCGTGTTGGTTGAGGTGATTGATCACCATCAGGGCGTCAAGCGCGGTGATGTATTTGTTGTTGTCAACGTCGTAGGCACGCCAGTAGTTGTGTGCCACGGCGATTTCGGGTTCGCCCTCGGGAGCTGCGTCCATGGCCGATGGAACGTCACCTGCCAGCAATTGACGACTTTCCAGCGATTCGCTGAGCAGTCGACGCTTGGTCAAGCGGTTCGCACGGGACCGGTCTTCGCTTCGCTTTCGTGATGACGACGGGCTCACGCTGCGAAGCAGTTGACGCAGATTCTTCATCTGTTTTCTCGGCAATTCGAATGGTTGGGCTGGGTCGATGTATGGGTCTCCGCGACGACCGAAACGCCCCAATGTCGACAGGCAATCCGGTGTTCCGCGCAAAGTCGTAACGAGCTCCCGAAGACCGCTCTCACGGTCGGGACCGCCAGCGTAATCCAAAAACTTTGGGCGGGTGCGAAAATTTGAAAAGCAGGTGCATCTTACCTAGACCACCGCCTTTATCAATCTTTGGTTGGTGCAAGGAAACAAAAAC
This genomic stretch from Rhodopirellula halodulae harbors:
- a CDS encoding Ig-like domain-containing protein, whose amino-acid sequence is MKNLRQLLRSVSPSSSRKRSEDRSRANRLTKRRLLSESLESRQLLAGDVPSAMDAAPEGEPEIAVAHNYWRAYDVDNNKYITALDALMVINHLNQHGEGEALDGTEEFAGFVDVTGDNRVTALDALSVINALNRGEGEADMPLVEFVLAARNLDDSLVDNTAGATDVLPTSNEQLTYNVDVNEVFKLEVGVQDLRGFSATGVFRAVTDIVMDQTDVLEPAVGEIQQITFDNTVLNSPISGNITFSFADNPTVTETRSFADFIGSTSSLDTAEDNLAQIIADLSPLVDSAADVTVNGSIDGSSGGPSGGGSFLLDILYSGDDLINVDVPQLQVTLEIGGNVQPVTISQTNVQNGDGSFNAAPILRALELNTRNAGNAQIYGKNRVFGSFAQDATIGTDTVDLFNEIGALGPTNDLTEELSDFNSSIAYDVFSIPVRAVAPTTNLMVSLDPPDEGDGVLIYGTQVGEENVPSNMIQLDNDSRFILNVTGSASGITAANSTLNATEDAGAVSIDLATLNSGNPGGTTYATVSEVETKGVFELSGTTLTYTPAADEFGTGDQFVYTASDGTDTVTGTISVDIAAVNDAPIAVNDTATVEQGETISIDALDNDSAGPLEDNSVLVLQEPSSVLTTANGGSAIISNGEISYTAPAGFSGSDSFSYTISDGQLTAMATVNVTVTNSQTGINAADKAITIDEDNGGGVTSEAEVADLSDDNLISINTGSSTVTLDNAVLTSGSGSVRFAGDEIFYTPAQDFFGTATITYTASNDIGSDTGVITVTVTPDNTDLTANDDDYQVAEGATVTLDVLDNDADGPGESGTLTITSVTQPTRGTATIVTVDGRTQISYTSTGVASDGDDSFTYTISDGQGGTDTAVVNIDIQDVLDAPIAANDSETIDEDSGTLTINLNDLVTLESGDSVVFTKISGTDAAGTSSISAGGTLTYTPNANANGTETIVYRATSTQGDQLFDEGTITINVTPVNDAPTATNRSVTVLEDNSIDIDLNSNVADIDSTGLVISVASNPGNGSAVSLGNGIIRYTPDADYNGPDSFTYQVTDGSLTATATVNITVTDVISPPVANNGSLSATEDGGAVTLDLSTLVNLDSGDTGTVTITTNPANGSASVSGTVGDLTNATLTYTPNADFFGSDSLVYTVTNSLGATDTGTISISVAGVNDDPVANDDTAETSRNRSVTIDVLANDSLGPANENQTATVTVPTQPANGTVTVNADNQLVFTPATDFVGTTTITYQLSDGVSTDTATVDVTVNDFVSSVISGQLFVDQITNIRDVIDNGADPVRNGVRDSGEAALGGVAVRLVSSASENLLGEDIDITVVTNLDGEYTFEDVAPGTYRVIYNLPSGAVAAGEAVDGVIPVVIGSEGGASPVGNFAFATLGEAGQGNSSILSTNTNGSSELPDGVEYGEGGFITLDSSGAQMMFLAGTGFEGVEYAELAMNRNNDAALLTIIEEDGDVLTAQVDGEHLRVNSTGTSVQLLGGVDDFDFDASLEDLIEDEYPTFRDAIDQILGQDD